One segment of Desulfonatronum sp. SC1 DNA contains the following:
- a CDS encoding redox-sensing transcriptional repressor Rex, which translates to MKSKHIPRATIQRLAVYLQVLEALNDEEIEVVSSEALARACDVNPSQIRKDLAYFGEFGVRGVGYYVAKLIQSIKVSLGTDRIWRTALIGVGNLGRSLLRYKGFPKRGFQIVAAFDCDPFKIGETIADLEVMCPRRMKENVKDMRIEIGIITTPTDRAQRAANYLVESNIHCILNFSAARIHVPDHVFVEYVDFFHHLYALTFKLNTSAVQRFEAFSKT; encoded by the coding sequence GTGAAAAGCAAACACATCCCCAGGGCCACGATCCAGCGCCTGGCCGTGTATCTCCAGGTACTCGAAGCGCTGAACGACGAGGAGATCGAAGTCGTCTCCTCCGAGGCGCTTGCTCGCGCCTGCGACGTCAACCCGTCTCAAATCCGCAAAGACCTGGCCTACTTCGGAGAATTCGGCGTTCGCGGAGTTGGCTATTATGTCGCCAAGCTGATCCAGTCCATCAAGGTCTCTCTGGGCACTGACCGTATATGGCGTACCGCCCTGATCGGCGTCGGCAACCTTGGGCGTTCCCTACTTCGCTACAAAGGCTTTCCGAAGCGTGGATTCCAAATAGTAGCCGCCTTTGACTGCGATCCGTTCAAGATAGGGGAAACCATCGCCGATTTGGAAGTGATGTGTCCGCGACGCATGAAAGAAAATGTCAAGGACATGCGCATCGAGATTGGCATCATCACCACTCCCACGGATCGCGCCCAGCGCGCCGCCAACTACCTCGTGGAATCGAACATCCACTGTATTCTAAACTTTTCAGCGGCCCGCATTCATGTGCCGGACCATGTCTTCGTGGAATACGTCGACTTTTTCCACCACCTCTACGCCCTGACCTTCAAGCTGAACACCAGCGCCGTCCAACGGTTCGAGGCTTTTTCCAAAACTTGA
- the atpE gene encoding ATP synthase F0 subunit C: MRKLFLIALTTVALMGMASVAFAADVDPGTISMIAIATALGMAIAAFGCGIAQGMGLKAACEGTARNPEASGKITVTLLLGMAFIESLAIYALVVNLILLFANPFIG, translated from the coding sequence ATGCGCAAACTGTTTTTGATCGCCCTGACCACCGTGGCCCTGATGGGTATGGCTTCCGTCGCCTTTGCCGCCGATGTCGATCCCGGCACCATCTCCATGATCGCCATTGCCACCGCCCTGGGTATGGCCATTGCCGCCTTCGGCTGCGGTATCGCTCAGGGTATGGGCCTGAAGGCGGCCTGCGAAGGTACCGCCCGCAACCCCGAAGCCAGCGGCAAGATCACCGTGACCCTGCTCTTGGGCATGGCCTTCATCGAGTCCCTGGCAATTTACGCCCTGGTCGTGAACCTGATCCTGCTGTTCGCCAACCCCTTCATCGGCTAA
- the atpB gene encoding F0F1 ATP synthase subunit A gives MAGDIQYVLILEEGLEAIGVHFPHEYIHIVYSWAIIVLLIFLGWLATRRLTLVPGKSQNVWEALIGGMEDFVVQNMGEAGRKVFPVLFTLFIYILFMNLSGLVPGADAPTANINTNVGMAIFVFLYYNYWGFKLHGLHYIKHFTGPFWWLAPMMLPIEIISHLARPLSLTLRLFGNIRGEEIVIALMFFLAPILGSLPIFMLFVLMKTMQAFIFFMLSLMYLKGAFEEAH, from the coding sequence ATGGCTGGAGACATTCAATACGTTCTCATTCTGGAAGAGGGGCTGGAAGCCATCGGCGTCCACTTTCCTCACGAGTACATTCATATCGTGTACTCCTGGGCGATCATCGTCCTGCTGATTTTTCTGGGCTGGCTTGCCACCAGGAGGCTCACCCTCGTCCCGGGAAAAAGTCAAAACGTCTGGGAGGCGCTGATTGGCGGCATGGAGGATTTCGTCGTCCAGAACATGGGCGAGGCCGGCCGCAAGGTGTTTCCAGTGCTCTTCACCCTGTTCATCTACATCCTCTTCATGAACCTCTCCGGCCTGGTTCCCGGCGCGGACGCACCCACGGCCAACATCAACACCAACGTGGGCATGGCCATCTTCGTCTTCCTGTACTACAACTATTGGGGTTTCAAACTCCACGGCCTGCACTACATCAAGCACTTCACCGGTCCTTTCTGGTGGCTGGCGCCCATGATGCTGCCCATTGAAATCATCAGCCACCTGGCCCGCCCACTTTCACTCACGCTGCGACTTTTCGGAAACATCCGCGGCGAAGAAATCGTCATCGCCCTGATGTTCTTCCTGGCGCCGATCCTCGGCTCCCTGCCCATCTTCATGCTCTTCGTGTTGATGAAGACCATGCAGGCCTTCATCTTCTTCATGCTCTCCCTGATGTACCTCAAGGGAGCCTTTGAGGAAGCCCACTAA